A window of the Borrelia turcica IST7 genome harbors these coding sequences:
- the nrdE gene encoding class 1b ribonucleoside-diphosphate reductase subunit alpha, with the protein MKHLELNNEIMVLKDGFYRLEKDLEALSVFLEEVKSKSLQFSDPNERMQYLIDNNYYEDFYEKYSREEILEIYELVGLENFSFKSYMSASKFYKDYALKNNDRSIYLEEYEDRIIAVSLSLAGGDFNFAKSLAVEMIKQRYQPATPTFLNAGKKVRGELVSCFLLEVEDSLNSITFNISSAMQLSKIGGGIALNLSNIRAVGEDIRGIQNVAKGVIPVMKLLEDGFNYADQMGQRNGAGAVYLSIFHYNIEEFLDTKKINADEKSRIQTLSLGVIIPDKFFDIARDGGNFYAFAPHSLFKETGQHLSDIDFDKDYDSLANNPNIVKKEISARDMLVRIARLQFESGYPYIMYSTACNLNNPLKGLGRIKMSNLCTEIFQIQTPSIIADYGDGDQIGYDISCILGSLNIVNVVNSDFEHTVDVAMRALTAVVGIVDIKNAPSVRKANEDYHSVGLGVMNLHGFLIKNKISYESPEACDFVRTFFMMLNFYSLKSSMNIAKERGETFKDFKKSEYYNGNYFNMYLSEDFTPRTEAVEKIFSGLKIPVKSDWEALKEEVRKHGLYHSYRLAVAPTQSISYIQNATTSLMPIVELVEARVYGNSTTYYPMPYLTRENATLFKSAYYMDMTKLIDLISEAQRHVDQGISTLLYVTNEASTRDLVKLYIYAKNKGLKSLYYTRNKNLSVEECILCAI; encoded by the coding sequence ATGAAACACTTAGAATTAAATAATGAAATTATGGTTTTAAAAGACGGATTTTACAGACTAGAGAAAGACCTTGAGGCTTTAAGTGTTTTCTTGGAAGAAGTTAAGAGTAAGTCTTTACAATTTAGTGACCCAAATGAGAGGATGCAATATTTAATTGACAATAATTATTATGAAGATTTTTATGAAAAATATTCTAGAGAAGAAATACTTGAGATATATGAACTTGTTGGGCTAGAGAATTTTAGCTTCAAGTCTTATATGAGTGCTTCTAAGTTTTACAAGGACTATGCTCTTAAGAATAATGACCGTAGTATTTATTTGGAAGAATATGAGGATAGAATAATTGCAGTTAGCCTCTCTCTTGCAGGTGGAGACTTTAATTTTGCTAAATCCCTTGCCGTGGAAATGATTAAACAGAGATATCAGCCCGCAACACCTACATTTTTAAATGCGGGTAAAAAGGTTAGGGGTGAGCTTGTATCTTGTTTCTTGCTTGAAGTAGAGGATTCTCTTAATAGTATTACATTTAATATCTCATCTGCTATGCAACTTTCAAAGATTGGTGGGGGGATTGCTTTAAATCTTTCAAATATTAGGGCTGTGGGTGAGGATATAAGAGGCATTCAAAATGTTGCAAAGGGTGTAATTCCTGTTATGAAGCTTTTAGAAGATGGATTTAACTATGCGGATCAAATGGGGCAAAGAAATGGAGCTGGTGCTGTTTACTTAAGTATTTTTCATTATAATATAGAGGAATTCTTGGACACAAAGAAAATAAATGCCGATGAGAAAAGTCGTATTCAGACATTATCATTGGGTGTCATAATTCCGGATAAGTTTTTTGATATTGCTCGTGATGGTGGTAATTTTTATGCATTTGCACCCCATTCGCTTTTCAAAGAGACTGGCCAGCATTTAAGCGACATTGATTTTGATAAGGATTATGATTCGTTGGCAAATAACCCAAATATTGTAAAGAAAGAAATTTCTGCTAGAGACATGCTTGTTCGTATTGCTAGATTACAGTTTGAATCTGGATATCCTTATATAATGTATTCAACTGCATGTAATTTAAATAATCCACTTAAAGGATTGGGCAGAATTAAGATGTCTAATCTTTGTACAGAGATTTTTCAAATTCAGACCCCATCCATTATTGCTGATTATGGTGATGGGGACCAGATAGGCTATGACATTAGTTGTATTTTGGGTTCTCTAAATATTGTTAATGTTGTAAATAGTGATTTTGAGCATACGGTAGATGTTGCCATGAGAGCATTAACGGCTGTTGTTGGTATTGTGGATATTAAGAATGCTCCTAGTGTCAGGAAGGCAAATGAAGATTATCATTCGGTTGGCCTTGGTGTAATGAATTTGCATGGATTTTTAATTAAAAATAAAATCTCTTATGAGAGCCCTGAGGCTTGTGATTTTGTTCGTACCTTTTTTATGATGTTAAATTTTTATTCTTTAAAAAGTAGCATGAATATTGCAAAGGAGCGAGGTGAGACTTTTAAAGATTTTAAGAAAAGTGAATATTACAATGGAAATTATTTTAATATGTATTTGAGTGAAGATTTTACACCCAGAACAGAAGCGGTTGAAAAAATCTTTAGTGGTTTAAAAATTCCTGTTAAGAGTGATTGGGAAGCGCTTAAAGAAGAGGTTAGAAAGCATGGTCTTTATCATTCTTATAGGCTAGCTGTAGCACCAACTCAAAGCATATCTTATATACAAAATGCAACAACATCTCTTATGCCTATTGTTGAACTAGTTGAGGCTAGAGTTTATGGTAATTCTACAACATATTATCCAATGCCTTATCTTACCAGGGAGAATGCTACTCTTTTCAAATCAGCTTATTATATGGACATGACAAAATTAATAGACCTCATAAGCGAAGCACAGCGACATGTTGACCAGGGGATTAGTACTCTTCTTTATGTTACAAATGAAGCTAGTACTAGGGATCTTGTAAAGCTTTATATTTATGCTAAGAATAAAGGCCTTAAAAGCTTATATTATACAAGGAATAAAAATCTATCCGTAGAGGAGTGTATTCTTTGCGCAATATAG
- the nrdI gene encoding class Ib ribonucleoside-diphosphate reductase assembly flavoprotein NrdI: MYASKTGNINRFIAKTGLKNVFRIETGCETVSEPYVLLTYTASFGNIPPEVEKFLEHNWKLMVGIAGSGNKNWGDSFCNAVNLIRRKYDVPEILKFELAGNVHDVNDFKERICDETLRIK; the protein is encoded by the coding sequence GTGTATGCATCAAAAACAGGAAACATAAATCGCTTTATTGCTAAAACTGGTTTAAAAAATGTTTTTCGCATAGAGACAGGCTGTGAGACTGTAAGTGAGCCTTATGTTTTACTTACTTATACGGCTTCTTTTGGCAATATTCCACCTGAGGTAGAAAAGTTTTTGGAGCACAACTGGAAATTGATGGTGGGGATTGCTGGTAGTGGGAATAAGAATTGGGGCGATTCTTTTTGCAATGCTGTTAATTTAATAAGACGCAAATATGATGTTCCAGAGATATTGAAGTTTGAGCTTGCAGGGAATGTGCACGATGTTAATGATTTTAAGGAAAGGATTTGCGATGAAACACTTAGAATTAAATAA
- the thyX gene encoding FAD-dependent thymidylate synthase, with protein sequence MHEYVQTAEEILDKEYKVLDKGFLRLIDYMGSDERIVSAARVSYRDTKAKRDSAGLIDYLIRNEHTSPLEQVVFTFHVKAPIFVARQWMRHRTSRINEVSGRYSVMREEFYVPSRCSLNKQSATNKQGRSSMKVDDKVALSLINDLEEHHRKSYKVYHDMVEKDISREIARIALPLSLYTEWYWQIDLNNLFHFVKLRISSHAQWEIREYAILVLKLAELVVPLATTSFKKHILDGVMLSRDELREIKRVLNLSKLHLSEIDLKRLKEKLDL encoded by the coding sequence ATGCATGAATATGTGCAAACAGCAGAAGAAATATTAGATAAGGAATACAAGGTTTTAGATAAGGGGTTCTTGAGGCTTATTGACTATATGGGTAGTGATGAGCGGATAGTTAGTGCTGCTAGAGTTTCTTACAGAGATACTAAGGCAAAGCGAGATAGTGCGGGTCTTATTGATTATCTTATACGAAATGAGCATACAAGTCCGCTTGAACAAGTAGTTTTTACTTTTCATGTAAAAGCGCCAATATTTGTTGCAAGACAGTGGATGAGGCATAGGACATCAAGAATTAATGAAGTCTCGGGGCGTTACAGTGTTATGAGGGAAGAATTTTATGTGCCCTCTAGATGTTCTCTTAACAAACAAAGTGCTACTAATAAACAGGGCCGTTCTAGTATGAAAGTTGATGATAAGGTTGCTCTGTCCTTGATTAATGATTTAGAGGAGCATCATAGAAAATCTTACAAGGTTTACCATGATATGGTAGAGAAAGATATTTCAAGAGAAATAGCAAGAATAGCCTTGCCTTTAAGTTTATACACGGAATGGTATTGGCAAATTGATTTGAACAATTTATTTCACTTTGTTAAGCTTAGAATCTCATCTCATGCTCAATGGGAAATAAGAGAATATGCTATTTTGGTATTAAAGCTTGCAGAATTGGTGGTTCCTTTAGCTACTACGAGCTTTAAGAAACATATTTTAGATGGAGTTATGCTTTCAAGGGACGAATTGCGTGAGATTAAGAGAGTGTTAAATCTATCTAAGCTACATTTATCAGAAATTGATTTAAAGAGATTAAAAGAAAAACTTGATTTGTAA
- the nrdF gene encoding class 1b ribonucleoside-diphosphate reductase subunit beta produces MSGSDGNREAINWNRLNNGYTKMFWDQNIRQFWVDEEIPISGDKLVWKTLSPEERDVYEKVLGGLTLLDTEQGSVGMPRIALAIDNLDYKPVLGFMGAMEHMHAKSYSSIFSSLSNIDRIDNIFSWVKNYRNFQDKLDLILGKYNNIHDRMSLYKALCTSVFLETFLFYSGFFYPLYLAGQGKMINSGEIINLILRDESVHGVFVGLLAQEEFDKMTTREQEIAQKEVLSILERLYGLERAYTKELYSSIGLEVPVDVFVRYNADKALMNLGFDPIFNIKDVDVNPLVLNGLRTHTKTHDFFSTKGNGYIKPMKVEVLQDDDFA; encoded by the coding sequence ATGAGTGGTAGTGATGGTAATCGAGAGGCCATAAATTGGAATAGGCTTAATAATGGGTATACTAAGATGTTTTGGGACCAAAACATAAGGCAATTTTGGGTGGATGAAGAGATTCCAATTTCTGGTGATAAACTTGTTTGGAAAACCTTATCGCCAGAGGAAAGGGATGTTTATGAGAAGGTATTAGGGGGGCTTACTTTACTTGATACAGAGCAGGGTTCTGTTGGCATGCCTAGAATAGCTTTAGCAATAGATAATCTGGATTACAAGCCGGTTCTTGGGTTTATGGGTGCTATGGAACACATGCATGCAAAGAGCTATAGTAGCATATTTTCAAGTTTATCAAACATAGACAGAATAGATAATATATTCAGTTGGGTTAAGAATTATAGAAATTTTCAAGATAAGCTAGATTTGATTTTAGGCAAATATAACAATATCCACGATAGGATGAGTTTATATAAGGCTTTGTGTACTTCTGTATTTCTTGAAACATTTTTGTTTTATTCAGGTTTTTTTTATCCTCTCTATCTTGCGGGTCAGGGTAAGATGATAAATAGTGGTGAGATTATTAATTTAATATTAAGAGATGAATCTGTACATGGTGTATTTGTTGGTCTTCTGGCGCAGGAGGAGTTTGACAAAATGACTACTCGAGAGCAAGAAATTGCGCAAAAGGAGGTTCTGTCTATCCTAGAGAGGCTTTATGGATTGGAGAGGGCATATACTAAGGAATTATATTCTTCTATTGGGCTTGAAGTGCCTGTTGATGTTTTTGTTCGCTACAATGCTGATAAGGCCTTGATGAATTTAGGCTTTGACCCTATTTTTAACATTAAAGATGTTGATGTTAATCCTTTGGTTTTAAATGGTTTGCGGACTCACACAAAAACGCATGACTTTTTCTCTACTAAGGGTAATGGGTACATTAAACCTATGAAGGTTGAAGTTTTACAGGATGATGATTTTGCTTGA